The Juglans regia cultivar Chandler chromosome 2, Walnut 2.0, whole genome shotgun sequence genome includes a window with the following:
- the LOC118347649 gene encoding uncharacterized protein LOC118347649 — translation MTVKVRGTDLDNRWVVPHNPYLLAKFDCHLNVEICSTIKAVKYLYKYIYKGHDRVAFNLIPGQNIQDIDEIQQFQSARWIAPPEAMWRIYGFILNEMHPSVYSLHLHLEDQHLVAFHAHDNLNNVLRSDFTAKSMLTEFFSTNQTNENARKLLYKEFPEAFVWNQQHKIWTPRKKKTVIGRIVTASPFEGERYYLRILLNHIRGPLSFDHIKTVGNVTAPTFREAATLHGLLQRDTSLQDCMQEASLYQIPHSLRRLFATILVYCNPTNPRELWEYFEQDMSSDFQTSVATSADIRTKVLRSISSTLESMGKDINMFHLIEHDVSFDQNETEAREINDEFAVSIPEEDLMASMSLNSEQQHAYESILQKVLLNESAAFFIDGPGGTGKTFLYKALLATVRSRNLIALATASSGVAASILPGGRTAHSRFKIPLDLDKNSTCCVSKQSALAKLLRLAKLIIWDEAPMSRKECMQALDKMLRDITDSRLPFGGKIIVFGGDFRQVLPVIRKGTRQEEVNASLASSYLWSTLTKIRLSENMRARFDPNFSNYLLQVGNGTTPITIENKIKIPNEMLIPYKNDVESLDDLIDAVFQDIGSYSENLSEMTNRAILTPKNNSVDEINTILIQRFPGTVTQYYSFDETIDTSEQGIMEDFLNTLTPNGLPPHELATDYKQQFSAKI, via the exons ATGACTGTCAAAGTCAGAGGTACAGATTTAGATAACCGTTGGGTTGTTCCACATAATCCATATCTCCTCGCAAAATTTGATTGTCACTTGAATGTAGAAATTTGCTCAACAATCAAAGCAGTCAAATAcctttataagtacatttataAAGGTCATGATCGTGTTGCTTTCAACTTGATTCCTGGACAAAACATCCAAGATATagatgaaatccaacaatttcaaTCAGCCAGATGGATCGCTCCACCAGAagctatgtggagaatataCGGTTTTATTCTTAATGAAATGCATCCATCAGTTTACAGTTTACATCTACATCTTGAAGATCAACATCTGGTAGCTTTTCATGCACATGACAACCTTAACAATGTTCTGAGATCTGATTTTACGGCAAAATCAATGTTGACTGAATtcttttcaacaaatcaaactaatgaaaatgcacGAAAACTACTGTACAAAGAATTTCCTGAAGCTTTTGTTTGgaaccaacaacacaaaatatggactccaagaaagaagaaaactgttATAGGCCGCATTGTTACAGCAAGTCCATTCGAAGGTGAAAGGTATTACTTACGGATATTGTTAAATCATATAAGAGGCCCTTTATCATTTGACCACATCAAAACAGTTGGCAATGTCACTGCACCAACCTTTCGTGAAGCAGCTACATTACATGGTTTGTTACAAAGAGATACCAGTTTGCAAGATTGTATGCAAGAGGCTTCCTTATACCAAATACCACACAGTTTAAGACGgctatttgcaacaattttagtATACTGTAATCCAACAAATCCTAGAGAACTTTGGGAATATTTTGAACAAGATATGTCAAGTGATTTCCAAACAAGTGTTGCAACATCAGCAGATATTAGGACAAAAGTCTTACGAAGCATCTCTTCTACACTTGAATCGATGGGAAAAGACATAAACATGTTTCACTTAATAGAACATGATGTCTCTTTTGATCAGAACGAAACTGAAGctagagaaataaatgatgaatttgcAGTTTCAATACCAGAAGAAGATCTTATGGCTTCGATGAGTCTTAATTCTGAACAACAACACGCATATGAATCAATTTTGCAGAAAGTCCTTCTAAATGAATCTGCTGCATTTTTTATTGATGGTCCGGGCGGAACAGGGAAAACATTCTTATATAAAGCACTTCTCGCTACAGTAAGATCAAGAAACTTAATTGCTCTTGCAACTGCATCGTCTGGTGTTGCTGCATCTATTTTACCTGGAGGTCGAACAGCCCATTCACGCTTCAAAATTCCATTAGATCTTGACAAAAATAGTACTTGTTGTGTAAGCAAACAAAGTGCTCTTGCCAAATTGTTACGTCTTGCAAAGCTAATCATATGGGATGAAGCACCTATGTCTAGAAAAGAATGTATGCAAGcattggataaaatgttacgAGACATAACTGATTCAAGATTAccatttggtggaaaaattaTCGTATTCGGTGGAGATTTTCGTCAAGTCTTACCTGTGATTCGGAAAGGCACAAGACAAGAAGAAGTTAATGCCAGTTTAGCATCGTCATATTTGTGGTCTACTTTAACTAAGATTAGGTTGAGTGAGAATATGCGAGCAAGATTCGATCCAaacttctcaaattatttacttcaggTCGGAAATGGAACAACACCAATCACAATTGAGAATAAGATCAAAATTCCCAATGAAATGCTCATTCCTTACAAAAATGATGTGGAGTCTTTAGATGATCTGATCGATGCAGTCTTCCAAGATATTGGCAGCTATTCAGAAAATTTATCCGAAATGACAAATCGAGCTATCTTGACACCAAAGAACAACTCTGTCGATGAGATAAATACAATACTTATTCAAAGATTTCCTGGTACAGTTACACAATACTATAGTTTCGATGAAACGATTGATACATCAGAACAAGGAATCATGgaggattttttaaatacattgaCACCAAATGGACTTCCACCTCATGAGct GGCAACCGACTacaagcaacaattttcggcaAAGATATAG